The sequence CTTTTATCAATCCAAATTCAAAGACTCCTGTATTCATTGAGTCGTTTACCATGCCCTTCATCTCTGGAAGGCTGTTTGGAATTACTCCTGAAAAACTGTTCATTGAAAGGTCTAAGATTTGAAGAGACGATACTTTGCCTATATCAGCAGGCACACTTCCTTCAAATCTGTTTGATCTTAAAATTAAAATCTTAAGATTAGGAAGCTCTAGAATCCAATTTGAAGCAATCTTCCCTGTCAGACTGTTATCTCCCACATCTAATATCTGCAACTGCTTACAATTTGCAAGGGTTGGCAGAGTTCCATTTAGACGATTTCCCCTGATTTTCAATGTTTGAAGCGAAGTCATGTTTCCCAACTCCGCTGGCAACTCACCTTCTAAATAATTGTTCTCCAAATTCAACACCACAAGATAATTGCAGTCTACAAAACTTGGAGGAATCTCACTTGTAAGACTGTTACATGATAAATCCAGAATCTGCATAGACAACCCTTCACATATTGTAGATGGAATTCTACCACTGAGATTGTTGTGAGACAGAGACAGGTAATTAAAATGATATTCGCCTATTTCATCTGGAATGGATGCATAAAACTGATTTTCCGACAGATCAAAGACAACCACTGAAGGAGGAGGAAGCGGAAGCGGACAATGAAAGTTATTGTGATGCAAGTCCAGAATCTTCAATGTTTTGGGCCCCATTAGCTTAGAGGGTAAAGTACCTGCAAAACTGTTATAAGACAGGTTGAGCTGTTGAAGAGGAAGGGAATCCCATATCCACGCAGGAATATGACCGGATAAATTGTTATTGGATAAATCCAAATCGGCAATGGAAGTTTGAGTTATTAAGAAGGCCGGCAAATCACCCTGCATGTTACATGATCTTAATTTCAATGTTCTAAACGGGTTTTGGGAATCCAATTCGGACTGACTTTCACAGTTAGCGCATTGTTCGAAATGTCTAGATATACCAGACTGGAGAGATTATGAAGGTGGGTCTCTGAAAGGTTCCCGGTTATCCGATTGGAGGATAAGGAAAGAACCTTCAGTTGAGATAGATTTAAAATGTTGTGAGGAATGGCATGTGTTAACAAGTTGTTGCTTAGATCAAGCGTACTGAGGGAAAGGAGTTGACCAACAGAAGCCGGGATTTTGCCAGTCAAGAGGTTATTACTCAGATCAAGAAGAACAAGGGACTTTATGTTGGCCAAGGAAGGAATTGTTCCGTTCAATTTATTGTTGCTCAGGTcaaggcttttgagggtggccATGTCAAGGGATGGAATGTCACCGGTCAATAGGTTTTGCCTCAAGTGAACATAGCGGAGCTCCCCAAATGCACCCAACAACATGGAGGGTATCCTGCCCTGCAATTTATTGTATGAAAGATCGATATAGGCTAAAGGAAATGTTCCTAATGGAGGCTTTGCCCCAAACGGCGGTATACTTCCATTTAACATGTTATTTGAGATATCCAACATTACAAGCCTTGTAAGATTTGCAATGGTGAGAGGAAGCATACCCTGGACAAAGCAGTTGGAGAGGTCCAAGCGAGTTAACGAGGAGATGTTCACAATTGCATCTGGAATAGCTCCTCCTACACTTGTTGTTGTAAGAACAAGGCTCTCAAGTGACGCAGAGTGTAGTGGCAGAATGCTTGAAAGCTTTCCTTCCAAGTCTAGATTGGCAGACAAGTCGACTTCTTGCAAGCTTGGAAGGCTCGATAGATCAGAAGGAATGGAACCCTTGAGCTCACAGTTGCTAAGCTTCAGAGAAACCAGTCTGGAAAGGTTCTGTAAGTGAGTGGGTATGGACGAGAAGAAAGAATTGCCATCAAGCTGGAGGTGGGTTAGACTGGTAAGATTTGCAAGGGAAGGGGGAATTGGGCCAGAGAGCATACAGTTGGACATTTGAAGACGCCTGAGGCTGTGCATTGTGGAGATAGCTTTGCCCCATTCATCGCTTGCCACTTTCGTCATATTCACCCCGTCCAGCAGAAGCTCCTCTAAATCTCTCATGTTTCCTATCCACATCTGCATGTCCTCAATTGCGATGGAGGAATAGGAAATATAGTAATCTGTTGAAAGATCCAACGAGCGCAACGTGGACATGTTCCCCAACTCCATGGGTATCTTTCCGGCAAATCCAGCATTTGACAAGTTCAAATAGCGCAAATATTTCAGCGTGTTGAGTTGCTGAGGGACAGCAACACCAATGAAGGCGTTGTAGCTGAGATCCAAGCGTTCTAACATTGTTAGATTAAACAATGGCGAAAGAACGTCACGTTTACCATTCAATGGGGAAAGAGCAGAACCGATTAAATTCTGCCGGGATCTTGTCATATTATTGCCTAGAGGACTCCGAAGATCCAACTGAATAACGTGCCCTGTTATATTGTGGCATTGGATTCCCTTCCACTCGCAGCAGTTAGTGGAAGCATTCCACGTTTTCAGTTGATCAGACGGGTCATGAAGACTTTTCTTAAACTGCAAGAGAGAAATTTTTTCCCCTTCTGGACAGCAAGATACCCAACAGATTGGCAGCAATAGCAGAGATCCCACCAAGGTCCACGACAATCTCTTCGACAGACATCCCCTACAAGAAACATCACGAGAGCTCATTTTGGGCAGACCAATATGAAGCAACGAACTACTACTCCACCTACATAGCCCGCACGAAGTCCCACGAAGCAATTGGGAGCACACAGATCCTATCGAAATATATAATCGTCCAAAAAGAGGATAATGCAAGGCTCACGAATTGTAGGGAACTTCGTAGCAGGTTAGCTACGCCCTAACGAAAACGACTTCTATTGACGAAAGAAAAAAACACGATTTGGTTGGCACGGCTATTAGGTAGTATGCTCACCTGAATTATTGAAACTTGAACAGTAAGAAGAATAGTCTAAGCGGGTCGTTTGAACGAAGTCGTAGAAAAAGCTTAGACTGGAAGGCCTATTGAAGTAGTCCACTAAACGCGTAGATTTGACGTGAAATCTTGATGGGATTCGCCGTATTCTAAGTCGACGAAGGGAATAAAAAAGCGACATATATTCCATTCTACGAGAAGAAAATGTAAGCTGTTAAACAAACGCTACGTAGTGGTAGAAGAGAATTATTCAAAATTGGTCCGGAAAGAATTTTCCTAGCCGTCGAAATTACGTCCCGAGCCGGTTCTTTTGGATCAAGGATTTCTTAGTACGTTTTGTTTGCATATGTGGAAGTCTGGATTGAGGGTTTAATCATTTACTTGAGATAGGACACAGCGGCGTTGTCGTGTTTTCCGGGTGCCGTATTATTACGGGATTTAACAGATTTAAAATATATAAGATTATATTAACAAGGGCCACGTAGTGAAGAGAACGTGTCTCTGAAGTATTGTAGTAATATTTTTATAAGTGTTGTAGTTGTTTGACAATTATATTTGATATTAATACAATTAACAATcacatcttggtgtgcaatgggtatgcaaagaggtttggaaggtctattaggaaaaataaacctctaaatcaagaagataattaaACTCCATTACTAACatactcatgttatgtttgcaacgggaagagagggagagggagagatggatagaaagagggagagatggaggggaaaaaagcgagagagggataaggagattgagatagagatagagagagagagagagagagagagaggtggaaatatacgaaggaagagatagagagacacaaaggagagagagagagagagagagagagagagagagagagagagagagagagagagagagagagatgtgtggACCAATTTACAACTGACACATTAACAAAAATGTTGACACCTAGTATGGTAGCTATATCTTTGACAACTGACACATTAACAAAAATGTTGACACCTAGTATGGTAGCTATATCTTTGATAAATATTTGTAGTAATGGCAATAGTTTTAAttgaatattaaattatttataatcAATATGTATAATCTCATTTCATTTTTTTGTTGGGTTGACTTTGTTGAAATAAATctattgcattttctttctcatttatcttgTTTGTACTTTTTCCTCACTTTGAGAGTCTTAAATTATATTATGCCATTATTTTCTTATAGCCATGCCTGCTTTGCCTTTATTTCACATACAACCTTATGAaaatgaagatactattttgattGCATGTTTTTGAATATTGATGCATTATAAGATTAAGTCCACCTAAGATCCATACAACCACCATACCAAATTTAATTTGatctaaattattttattatatctcTACATTGTACAAATTTAATTAttaactaaaattaatatttttatagatacaaaataatattaaatagaaattgattaataatttaaattatataaagaGGCTTATGTAATTCCAAACTTTGCACTAAAGAACATTCAGGTGGATTTCCTCATTAGTTAAAAAAGTCTCACCTCTATGATTCCTTTCTTTTAAGCGCTTCAACATCCAATTTACAAGTAACCCCAAAAAATTTTGCTTCAAATGTTTAAGGCATGCTGCTTTGCACAGTTATTGGAACAATTTATAGTAAAATCACTTAAAGATTTAAAAGTTGAAAGTAAAACTACCAAAATGTGTTAACCAAAGTTTAGAACGAATATAATTTCTATTATGAATAATGGGTCTATAATTAGATAATAGAATATAATTATGTTATGTTATAAAATAAACCTAGCAAAATACACTACCATTTTGACCTTATTCCTAATTTATTTTAATTGCATGATAGATCAAATTTTGAACTTtaattctattttaaaaaattcaataaaGCTAACAAGTTATTATTGCTTGGGTATGATTTTCAAGCATGTGAAGATTTGGTTCATACCTAACCATTCAAAAGCTCATCTGCCACGACTAAGTAAACAATAGACGACTTTTGTACCTTGCACATAATTTCTTCCTTGTTGctacaaattttcaaattcttttccTTTTGACTTTGGTCCTGTTCTCCAATTTCTTATAGTGAATCATCTAATCCTTCTCAATTATCATATATATGGCTATATATTTGGTGGAATTTTGAATTGCTTGTAGCTCGGTCACAACTCTCCAAGACTCAACAAACAATTTACCCACCAAATCAAGACATTCAGAAATAGCCAACATAGTCATTAATAGGCCAATGGTCACTCCATAGAAAAGGATGTTTTCCCTCTAATCTAAAAACACCATGTCAAGGCTTTGAACACATTCATGTAGTTAAAAAAATCTTTAAGAGTAGTCCATTGCCGACCACTTCGCTTGTGCACAATGAAAGCCTCCCAAGGCTTCAAACCACTGGTTATTTTAACAAACCCGTGACAAAAACAAGCAAATGAAAGGGGTTCGAGCAAGTTCATgtctttgtaaagaaaagttgcCTTGAGTTAGGAATAAGTAGAGTCctgttcaatttcctcattgtgaGCACTACCTTAGCCAGGGTTATCTGATTATTAAGATCCCATATAATCTGCAACACCTACACAACTTTAGTGCCTTGAACACTTGTTGTGACCACCATTTGAAACAAACAAGATAGCACAAGAGTGACAGATATTTTGCAAAGGAACTCTGTAGAGTAGCATGTAGAATACAATAGGGAATTTGTAAACCTCAAAACTTATCTGGCATTATTTGAAGGAAAAAAGATTTAGAAAACAGAAAACTTGTCAATGAGAAACAACAAAATTCAATGGTCTAGATGGATTGCATCGTCTTGCATCCTCTCTCGAACATTTTTTGCCATCAATTGTTCAAGTTAGTCGATCAACTTCATATAGGGAATTCCTTCGGCATAAAAATAAATGTAGAAAACAAAAACCTGCcaatgaaaaaacaacaaaaattcaATGGTCGAGATGGATtgcattgtcttgcatactctcttGAACATTTTGTGCCATCGATCGTTCAAGTTAGTCAATCAAATTCATATAGGGAATGTCTTTGACGTAATTATAGTGG is a genomic window of Cryptomeria japonica chromosome 7, Sugi_1.0, whole genome shotgun sequence containing:
- the LOC131044371 gene encoding receptor-like protein 33, which encodes MEYMSLFYSLRRLRIRRIPSRFHVKSTRLVDYFNRPSSLSFFYDFVQTTRLDYSSYCSSFNNSEGEKISLLQFKKSLHDPSDQLKTWNASTNCCEWKGIQCHNITGHVIQLDLRSPLGNNMTRSRQNLIGSALSPLNGKRDVLSPLFNLTMLERLDLSYNAFIGVAVPQQLNTLKYLRYLNLSNAGFAGKIPMELGNMSTLRSLDLSTDYYISYSSIAIEDMQMWIGNMRDLEELLLDGVNMTKVASDEWGKAISTMHSLRRLQMSNCMLSGPIPPSLANLTSLTHLQLDGNSFFSSIPTHLQNLSRLVSLKLSNCELKGSIPSDLSSLPSLQEVDLSANLDLEGKLSSILPLHSASLESLVLTTTSVGGAIPDAIVNISSLTRLDLSNCFVQGMLPLTIANLTRLVMLDISNNMLNGSIPPFGAKPPLGTFPLAYIDLSYNKLQGRIPSMLLGAFGELRYVHLRQNLLTGDIPSLDMATLKSLDLSNNKLNGTIPSLANIKSLVLLDLSNNLLTGKIPASVGQLLSLSTLDLSNNLLTHAIPHNILNLSQLKGDLPAFLITQTSIADLDLSNNNLSGHIPAWIWDSLPLQQLNLSYNSFAGTLPSKLMGPKTLKILDLHHNNFHCPLPLPPPSVVVFDLSENQFYASIPDEIGEYHFNYLSLSHNNLSGRIPSTICEGLSMQILDLSCNSLTSEIPPSFVDCNYLVVLNLENNYLEGELPAELGNMTSLQTLKIRGNRLNGTLPTLANCKQLQILDVGDNSLTGKIASNWILELPNLKILILRSNRFEGSVPADIGKVSSLQILDLSMNSFSGVIPNSLPEMKGMVNDSMNTGVFEFGLIKGSTYVEKIIITSKGLELEFVRALSLVKCLDLSSSRISGHIPEGIGSLIGLIFLNISRNHINGGIPKSLGKMAQLESLDLSHNQLSGIIPVELVNLTFLSYLNLSYNKLTGKIPLGGQFITFEASSFSHNAGLYGLQLKEPFLPSPKDEIRSKTKEGAKKSRVIEGIDSFIVLMGMSFGMGSGIIVAPLFLLKKQREKFFHLLDSILIWVVDFVPCEKLTPCKNLSMKKMSDDEDQEHFEESKKLIRFCVRCTQIDRETKTTVNTECIC